In Nocardioides sp. W7, the genomic stretch TTCCGCGGAGACCAGGCTCAGATCATCGACACCGTCGTCGACGGCGGGGACGCACTGGTGCTGATGCCCACCGGTGGGGGCAAGTCGCTGTGCTACCAGATCCCGTCCCTGGTGCGCCCCGGGACCGGGATCGTGATCTCCCCGCTGATCGCCCTGATGCAGGACCAGGTCGACGCGCTGGGCGCACTCGGGGTCCGGGCGGCCTTCCTGAACTCCACCCAGAGCGCCCAGGAACGCAGGGACGTCGAGACGGCGTACGTCGCCGGCGAGCTCGACCTGCTCTACCTGGCCCCGGAACGGCTCTCGGCTCCGTCGACCCTGTCGTTGCTCGACCGCGGCACGATCGCCCTGTTCGCCATCGACGAGGCCCACTGCGTCTCCTCGTGGGGCCACGACTTCCGTCCCGACTACCTGGCCCTCGCAGTCCTCGGGGAACGGTGGCCCGCCGTACCCCGCATCGCCCTCACCGCGACGGCCACCGAGGCGACCCGGGCCGACATCGTCACCCGGCTCGGCCTGGGCCGGGCCAGCACGTTCGTCTCGTCCTTCGACCGGCCCAACATCGAGTACCGCATCGTCAGCAAGGACAACCCCCGCAACCAGCTGCTGGAGCTGCTGCGCACCGAGCACGCCGGCGACTCCGGCATCGTCTACTGCCTGTCGCGGAAGTCCGTGGAGGAGACCGCCCAGTTCCTCACCCGCAACGGCATCCCTGCCTTGGCCTACCACGCCGGCATGGACTCCCGGACGCGCGCCGAGCACCAGTCCCGCTTCCTGCGCGAGCCGGGGCTCGTCATCACCGCCACCATCGCGTTCGGCATGGGGATCGACAAGCCGGACGTCCGGTTCGTCGCCCACCTCGACCTGCCGAAGTCCGTCGAGGGCTACTACCAGGAGACCGGCCGCGCCGGCCGGGACGGCAACCCGGCCACGGCCTGGCTGGCCTACGGCCTTCAGGACGTCGTGCAGCAGCGGAAGATGGCGGCGACCTCCGAGGGCGACGCCGCCCACAAGCGGCGCCTGGGCCAGAACCTGGACGCGATGCTCGCCCTGTGCGAGACCGTCGAGTGCCGGCGCACCCAGCTCCTCGCCTACTTCGGGCAGCCCGGCAGCGAGGCGTGCGGCAACTGCGACACCTGCACCGCGCCGCCCGAGACCTGGGACGGGACGGTGGCCGCGCAGAAGTTCCTGTCCGCGATCGTGCGCCTCGCCCAGCGCCGCCAGCGGTACGGCGCCGGCCACGTCATCGACATCCTCCTGGGCAAGTCGAACGCCCGCATCGAGTCCCTCGACCACACCTCGCTGACCGTCTTCGGCATCGGCACCGATCTCGACGCCAACCAGTGGCGCGGCGTCGTACGCCAGCTCCTCGCGCAGCGGTTGCTGACCGTCGGGGACGACGGCTACGGCACCCTCGAGCTCACCGAGGAGTCGTCCACGGTCCTCCGCGGCGAGCGTGAGGTCCGGCTGCGGCACGAGGTCGCGGCGGCCGCCACCAGGCGCTCCCGGTCCTCTCAGAAGGCGAAGGTCGACGATGTGCCGCTCGACGCCGCAGGCGAGGCGCTCTTCGAGCAGCTTCGCGCCTGGCGCGGCGAGACGGCGCGGGAGGCCGGCCTCCCGGCGTACGTCGTCTTCCACGACGCCACGCTGCGCCAGATCGCCTCGACGCGTCCCACGAGCAGGGACCAGCTCGCCGGCATCTCCGGGCTCGGTGCCGCCAAGCTGGAGAAGTACGGCGACGCGCTCCTGGCCATCACGGCCTAGCTGCGCTCGTCCCTGTTGCCGCCTGACCGAAGAGCGCCTCGGCCGCGCGGGAGTCGGCGTACTCCTCGAAGCGGGCGATCCGGCCCTCGCGGAGGGTGACGACCAGGCAGGTCGGCACCCGGACCGGTTCGCCGGCGGCGTTGGTGCCGACCGTCGTGGCCTGGACGACCCAGCCGCCGTCGAAGACCCGCAGCCGGACGTCCGTGACGCGGAGGTCGGCGCCGGCCCGGACCTGGCGGGTGCGCGACGGCGTCCGCTGGATCTCGGCCTCGTGCTCGCCGATGTTGTGCCAGGTGCTGACGCCCTCGGCGTACACGTCGTCGTCGGCGCGGTGACCGGCGAGGAAGGCCGGCAGCCAGCGCTCGGCGAGCGTCCGGGCCTGCTCGACGGCGGCGGGGGAGGGAGTCTCGATCACCCGCCGTTTCTACACGACCGGGCTGCGCTCGCCGGCCGACGCGCGCGTCAGCCCATCTGCTCGAAGAGGGACACGATGATCCCCTCGGGTCCGCGTACGTAGGCCATCCGCACGCTGTTCTCGTACTCGCCGATGCCGCCGACGAGCCCGTACCCGTCCGCAGCCACCGCATCGACGGCCGCCTCGAGGTCGCCGACCTCGAAGGACACGTTGCGCAGGCCGAGCTCGTTGGCCATCGCTGTGGGCGATCCGGGCACGTGGTCGGGCGTGACGAAGCTGGAAAGCTCCAACCGGGATCCTCCGTCCGGCGGGCGCAGCATCGTGATCTCACAGTGCGCGCCCGGGATGCCGCAGACGGTCTCCACGAACTCACCCTCCACGGATCCGGTGCCCTCGACCTCGAGACCCAGCCCGACGAAGAACGCCGTCGCCGATTCGAGGTCCGCGACGGTGATGCCGATGTGGTCGAAACGTCGTACGTGTGCCATGGGATCCATCCTCTGCCAGTCGTCGTGCCGATTCGATGCTGGGACGGAGCCGGGGCCGGGATCTCGACATGTTCTTGCCGCCCGGCTGCGGTCAAGCCTGATTTCAGTAGCCGTCCGCGGTCCGCGCACGGTGAGGGAAGATTCTTGAGGTTCGATGTCGAAGAACCCGGCAGCCGTTCGACGTGTGTGCGAGAAGCATCTCCCAGCAACCAGTAGGAGTGATCAAGATGCCGCGTTTCATGGGATTCGTGAGGATGGAGGAGGGCATCGGTACGCCGCCGAAGGCCCTGTTCGACGCGATGGACGCCTACATCGGCGAGCAGGTCGCCAAGGGTGTGTTCCTCGACGGCGGGGGTCTGTACGGCACCGAGGACGCCGTGAACTTCGTGGTCCGCCAGGGCGAGGTCAGCCGGGTCGACGGACCGTACGCCGAGGCCAAGGAAGTCGTCGGCGGCTGGGCCATCCTGCAGTACGACACCCTCGAGCAAGCCGTGGCCGAGCAGCAGGAGTTCGCCGAGCTGCACGCGAAGTACTGGCCCGAGGCCACCGTGGTCTCGACCCTGCGCCAGATCTCGACGGGCCCGGAGGCGCCGGGCGACTGAACGGGACTTCTTGGCGAAGGGGACTCACTACGCTGGCGTCGTGCCGGCAGAGACCAGTTCGGATGACCCGAGCGAGGCCATCGTCGCCGCGTGGCGGGCCGAGTCGGCCCGCCTCGTCGGTGCTCTCACCCGCATGACCCGTGACGTGGAGCTCGCCGAGGACCTTGCGCAGGACGCGCTCGTCGCTGCGCTCGAGCAGTGGCCCGCGGCCGGGATACCGGACAACCCGGGCGCGTGGCTGATGACCACCGCGAAGCGGCGCGGCATCGACCACTTCCGGCGCGCCGACCTCCTTCGCCGCAAGGTCGCGGAGCTCGGGCATGCCGGCGGGGGAGAGGAGGAGGGGATGCCCGATCTCGACGCCCAGGTCGACCACATCGAGGACGACGTCCT encodes the following:
- the recQ gene encoding DNA helicase RecQ — protein: MTTHTPTEVLSRVFGYDTFRGDQAQIIDTVVDGGDALVLMPTGGGKSLCYQIPSLVRPGTGIVISPLIALMQDQVDALGALGVRAAFLNSTQSAQERRDVETAYVAGELDLLYLAPERLSAPSTLSLLDRGTIALFAIDEAHCVSSWGHDFRPDYLALAVLGERWPAVPRIALTATATEATRADIVTRLGLGRASTFVSSFDRPNIEYRIVSKDNPRNQLLELLRTEHAGDSGIVYCLSRKSVEETAQFLTRNGIPALAYHAGMDSRTRAEHQSRFLREPGLVITATIAFGMGIDKPDVRFVAHLDLPKSVEGYYQETGRAGRDGNPATAWLAYGLQDVVQQRKMAATSEGDAAHKRRLGQNLDAMLALCETVECRRTQLLAYFGQPGSEACGNCDTCTAPPETWDGTVAAQKFLSAIVRLAQRRQRYGAGHVIDILLGKSNARIESLDHTSLTVFGIGTDLDANQWRGVVRQLLAQRLLTVGDDGYGTLELTEESSTVLRGEREVRLRHEVAAAATRRSRSSQKAKVDDVPLDAAGEALFEQLRAWRGETAREAGLPAYVVFHDATLRQIASTRPTSRDQLAGISGLGAAKLEKYGDALLAITA
- a CDS encoding VOC family protein encodes the protein MAHVRRFDHIGITVADLESATAFFVGLGLEVEGTGSVEGEFVETVCGIPGAHCEITMLRPPDGGSRLELSSFVTPDHVPGSPTAMANELGLRNVSFEVGDLEAAVDAVAADGYGLVGGIGEYENSVRMAYVRGPEGIIVSLFEQMG
- a CDS encoding YciI family protein, with product MPRFMGFVRMEEGIGTPPKALFDAMDAYIGEQVAKGVFLDGGGLYGTEDAVNFVVRQGEVSRVDGPYAEAKEVVGGWAILQYDTLEQAVAEQQEFAELHAKYWPEATVVSTLRQISTGPEAPGD